Within the Pantanalinema sp. genome, the region GAGGGGCCTGAGCCCCGCCCAGATCGAGAAGGTCATGGACTACATCCAGCTGCTCAAGCAGGCGGAGCTCGGGCGCGCGCGATCGCTCTCCACCTAGCTTGCGCGCACCTCACAAGACAATGGACCGCCTTTTGATGAGAGGGCGGTCCATTTTTTGGGAACAAGGAACATGGCTCGGTTGTTGCGAGAGAGGTGGCCATGAACATCAACGTGAAGTGGGGCGATACCCTGAGCGGCCTGGCGGCGAAGTTCGGGACCACGGTCCAGAAGCTCGCCAAGGACAACGGCATCGCCGATCCGAACCGCATCTTCGCCGGGTCGGACCTCAAGATCGATGGTGACAGCGCCAAGACCGCGAACGGGGCCGGACGCTTCAACGCCTATCGCGGCGAGGGCGCGGGCGGGATCTCGCCGCTTCCGCCGGGCTACCAGCCGCCCGTCTCGGCCGAGGAGATCGCAAGCAAGCTCGGCGTGCCCCTGGAGAACGTCCAGCAGTACTGGCCGCACATCGCCAAGGCCATGGAGGACGCGGGGATCCACGAGCCTGAGGCCATGGTGGCGCTGCTCGCCACGGTCAAGGTCGAGACCGGCAGCTTCGAGCCCATCTCCGAGTACGCGAGCGGCCAGGCCTACGAAGGGCGCTCGGACCTGGGCAACACCGAGCCCGGGGACGGTCCTCGCTTCAAGGGGCGTGGCTTCATCCAGCTGACCGGGCGGGCCAATTATCGCGAGTACGGCGAGAAGCTGGGCATCGACCTCGAGCACAACCCGGACCTGGCCTTGGACCCGTCGGTTTCGGCCAAGATCCTGGTGCAGTACTTTCAGGACCGGAACATCCCGGAGAAGGCAGTGGCCGGGAACTGGGAAGGCGTGCGCCGGGCCGTGAATGGCGGCTTGAACGGCTGGAACGCCTTCAGCGACGCGGTCAACGACCTCTCGCGCCTCGCCTAGCAGCCCGAAAAATCACGAGAGCCCCCATCAGCTCTCTCTTCCCCCGCCCCCCGGTGGGGCGGGGTTGAGCGTCTAACAAAACTGTTCCATCAAGCCGCTTTTAGCGGCCAAGCTCGACACATGCCTGGTTTTGTTAGATGCGAGGAGGGGTGGGGGGATCTAATAAAGTTCCTTAATTTCGCCCGTCTTCACCGCAGCAGTGCTGCGCCGAGGCGGGCGATGCCTTCGGCGAGCACCGCCGGTTGGCTCACCCACGACAGTCGCAGCCAGCCTTCCGCCCCAAAGGCCTTGCCCGGCGTGAACACCACGTTGAAGTCATCGAGCAGCATGTATGCCGTCTTGATCGAATCCGCAGCGAAGGGCTCGGGCAGGCGCACCAGGCAGTAGAAGGCCCCTTCCGGGGGCACGAAGTC harbors:
- a CDS encoding LysM peptidoglycan-binding domain-containing protein; the encoded protein is MNINVKWGDTLSGLAAKFGTTVQKLAKDNGIADPNRIFAGSDLKIDGDSAKTANGAGRFNAYRGEGAGGISPLPPGYQPPVSAEEIASKLGVPLENVQQYWPHIAKAMEDAGIHEPEAMVALLATVKVETGSFEPISEYASGQAYEGRSDLGNTEPGDGPRFKGRGFIQLTGRANYREYGEKLGIDLEHNPDLALDPSVSAKILVQYFQDRNIPEKAVAGNWEGVRRAVNGGLNGWNAFSDAVNDLSRLA